The Patagioenas fasciata isolate bPatFas1 chromosome 25, bPatFas1.hap1, whole genome shotgun sequence genome includes a region encoding these proteins:
- the GJB3 gene encoding gap junction beta-3 protein isoform X2, whose product MDWKTLQALLSGVNKYSTAFGRIWLSVVFVFRVLVYVVAAERVWGDEQKDFDCNTRQPGCTNVCYDHFFPISHIRLWALQLIFVTCPSLLVIMHVAYREDREKKNREKNGENCPKLYPNTGKKHGGLWWTYLLSLFFKLIIEILFLYLLHKMWDSFDLPRLVKCTNVEPCPNTVDCYIARPTEKRVFTYFMVGASSICIVLTVCEIFYLIFKRVVQNARKWKKSVKRSVSYSKASTCHCHLKTEEKDNKSQTRAEEL is encoded by the exons ATGGATTGGAAAACGCTCCAGGCGCTCCTCAGCGGGGTCAACAAGTACTCCACGGCCTTCGGCCGCATCTGGCTCTCCGTCGTCTTCGTCTTCCGCGTGCTGGTCTACGTGGTGGCGGCCGAGCGTGTGTGGGGAGACGAGCAGAAGGACTTTGACTGCAACACGCGGCAGCCGGGCTGCACCAACGTCTGCTACGACCACTTCTTCCCCATCTCCCACATCCGCCTCTGGGCCCTGCAGCTCATCTTCGTCACCTGCCCTTCCCTCCTGGTCATCATGCACGTGGCCTACAGGGAGGACCGCGAGAAGAAGAACCGGGAGAAGAACGGGGAGAATTGCCCCAAGCTCTACCCCAACACGGGCAAGAAGCACGGCGGGCTGTGGTGGACCTACCTGCTCAGCCTCTTCTTCAAGCTTATCATAGAGATCCTGTTCCTCTACCTCCTCCACAAGATGTGGGACAGCTTTGACTTGCCACGGCTGGTCAAGTGCACCAACGTGGAGCCCTGCCCCAACACTGTGGACTGCTACATCGCTCGGCCAACCGAGAAGAGAGTCTTCACCTATTTCATGGTCGGAGCCTCCTCCATCTGCATCGTCCTCACTGTCTGTGAGATCTTCTACCTCATCTTCAAGCGGGTTGTGCAGAATGCGCGGAAGTGGAAGAAGTCCGTCAAGCGCTCCGTCAGCTACAGCAAGGCCTCCACCTGCCATTGCCATCTCAAGACGGAGGAGAAGGACAACAAGTCCCAGACGAG AGCAGAGGAGCTGTGA
- the GJB3 gene encoding gap junction beta-3 protein isoform X1: MDWKTLQALLSGVNKYSTAFGRIWLSVVFVFRVLVYVVAAERVWGDEQKDFDCNTRQPGCTNVCYDHFFPISHIRLWALQLIFVTCPSLLVIMHVAYREDREKKNREKNGENCPKLYPNTGKKHGGLWWTYLLSLFFKLIIEILFLYLLHKMWDSFDLPRLVKCTNVEPCPNTVDCYIARPTEKRVFTYFMVGASSICIVLTVCEIFYLIFKRVVQNARKWKKSVKRSVSYSKASTCHCHLKTEEKDNKSQTRCVAAPRASAPNVTAV, encoded by the coding sequence ATGGATTGGAAAACGCTCCAGGCGCTCCTCAGCGGGGTCAACAAGTACTCCACGGCCTTCGGCCGCATCTGGCTCTCCGTCGTCTTCGTCTTCCGCGTGCTGGTCTACGTGGTGGCGGCCGAGCGTGTGTGGGGAGACGAGCAGAAGGACTTTGACTGCAACACGCGGCAGCCGGGCTGCACCAACGTCTGCTACGACCACTTCTTCCCCATCTCCCACATCCGCCTCTGGGCCCTGCAGCTCATCTTCGTCACCTGCCCTTCCCTCCTGGTCATCATGCACGTGGCCTACAGGGAGGACCGCGAGAAGAAGAACCGGGAGAAGAACGGGGAGAATTGCCCCAAGCTCTACCCCAACACGGGCAAGAAGCACGGCGGGCTGTGGTGGACCTACCTGCTCAGCCTCTTCTTCAAGCTTATCATAGAGATCCTGTTCCTCTACCTCCTCCACAAGATGTGGGACAGCTTTGACTTGCCACGGCTGGTCAAGTGCACCAACGTGGAGCCCTGCCCCAACACTGTGGACTGCTACATCGCTCGGCCAACCGAGAAGAGAGTCTTCACCTATTTCATGGTCGGAGCCTCCTCCATCTGCATCGTCCTCACTGTCTGTGAGATCTTCTACCTCATCTTCAAGCGGGTTGTGCAGAATGCGCGGAAGTGGAAGAAGTCCGTCAAGCGCTCCGTCAGCTACAGCAAGGCCTCCACCTGCCATTGCCATCTCAAGACGGAGGAGAAGGACAACAAGTCCCAGACGAGGTGTGTGGCAGCCCCGCGGGCCTCAGCTCCCAACGTGACTGCTGTCTGA